In Enterobacter cloacae, the following are encoded in one genomic region:
- a CDS encoding penicillin-binding protein 1B encodes MAGNDREPIGRKGKPTRPAKEKVSRRQLRDEDYDDDYEDDYEDEEPMPRKGKGKGRKPRGKRGWFWLLLKLFIVFVVLMAIYGVYLDQKIRSRIDGKVWQLPAAVYGRMVNLEPDMAITKNEMVKLLEATQYRQVSKMTRPGEFTVQANSVEMIRRPFDFPDSKEGQVRARLTFDGDRLDTIENMDNNRQFGFFRLDPRLITMLSSANGEQRLFVARNGFPDLLVDTLLATEDRHFYEHDGISLYSIGRAVLANLTAGRTVQGASTLTQQLVKNLFLSSERSYWRKANEAYMAVLMDARYSKDRILELYMNEVYLGQSGDNEIRGFPLASLYYFGRPVEELSLDQQALLVGMVKGASIYNPWRNPKLALERRNLVLRLLQQQQVIDQELYDMLSARPLGVQPRGGVISPQPAFMQLVRQELQSKLGDKVKDLSGVKIFTTFDSVAQDAAEKAAVDGIPALKKQRKLSDLETAMVVVDRNTGEVRAMVGGAEPQFAGYNRAMQARRSIGSLAKPATYLTALSQPNQYRLNTWIADAPISLRQPNGQVWSPQNDDKQFSGQVMLVDALTRSMNVPTVNLGMALGLPAIVDTWQKLGVPKDQLNPVPAMILGALNLTPIEVAQAFQTIASGGNRAQLSALRSVIAEDGSVLYQSFPQAERAVPAQAAYMTLWTMQQVVQRGTGRQLGAKYPNLHLAGKTGTTNNNVDTWFAGIDGREVVITWVGRDNNQPTKLYGASGAMSIYQRYLANQSPVPLNLVAPEDIVDMGVDGAGNFVCGGGMRTLPVWTTSPDSLCQSQSQPPAGNPFDSSSQPPQQQQQQQQQPQQQNEKKDSDGVAGWIKDMFGGN; translated from the coding sequence ATGGCGGGGAATGACCGCGAGCCAATAGGACGTAAGGGAAAACCAACGCGTCCGGCGAAAGAGAAGGTGAGCCGTCGTCAACTCAGAGATGAGGATTATGACGATGACTATGAAGACGATTATGAGGATGAAGAACCCATGCCGCGTAAAGGGAAAGGCAAAGGGCGTAAGCCTCGTGGCAAGCGCGGCTGGTTCTGGCTGCTTCTGAAGCTGTTCATTGTTTTTGTTGTGCTGATGGCGATTTACGGCGTCTATCTGGATCAGAAGATCCGTAGCCGTATCGACGGGAAAGTCTGGCAGTTGCCTGCAGCGGTGTATGGCCGCATGGTGAACCTTGAGCCGGATATGGCCATCACGAAGAACGAGATGGTGAAACTGCTGGAAGCCACTCAGTATCGTCAGGTGTCTAAAATGACGCGCCCTGGCGAATTTACCGTGCAGGCGAATAGCGTTGAGATGATCCGTCGTCCGTTCGACTTCCCGGACAGCAAAGAGGGGCAGGTGCGTGCGCGTCTGACCTTTGATGGCGATCGTCTGGACACCATCGAGAATATGGATAACAACCGCCAGTTCGGTTTCTTCCGTCTCGATCCACGCCTGATCACCATGCTTTCGTCGGCGAACGGCGAACAGCGCCTGTTCGTGGCGCGTAACGGTTTCCCGGATCTGCTGGTGGATACGCTGCTGGCGACCGAAGACCGTCACTTCTACGAGCATGATGGTATCAGCCTCTACTCCATTGGCCGTGCGGTGCTGGCGAACCTGACCGCCGGACGTACGGTTCAGGGGGCGAGTACGCTGACCCAACAGCTGGTGAAGAACCTGTTCCTCTCCAGCGAACGCTCATACTGGCGTAAAGCCAACGAAGCGTACATGGCCGTGCTGATGGATGCGCGTTACAGCAAGGATCGCATCCTTGAGCTGTATATGAACGAGGTGTACCTCGGCCAGAGCGGCGATAACGAGATCCGCGGCTTCCCGCTGGCGAGCCTGTACTACTTTGGCCGTCCGGTGGAAGAGCTGAGCCTTGACCAGCAGGCGCTGCTGGTGGGCATGGTGAAAGGGGCGTCCATCTACAACCCGTGGCGTAACCCGAAACTGGCGCTGGAGCGTCGTAACCTGGTGCTGCGTCTGCTGCAGCAACAGCAGGTCATTGACCAGGAACTGTACGACATGCTGAGCGCACGTCCACTCGGCGTTCAGCCACGCGGTGGTGTGATCTCTCCACAGCCTGCGTTTATGCAGCTGGTGCGTCAGGAGCTGCAGAGCAAGCTCGGCGATAAAGTGAAAGATCTCTCTGGCGTGAAGATCTTTACCACCTTCGATTCCGTTGCTCAGGATGCGGCAGAAAAAGCCGCTGTCGATGGCATTCCGGCGCTCAAGAAGCAGCGGAAGCTTAGCGATCTTGAAACCGCGATGGTGGTGGTTGACCGTAACACCGGTGAAGTTCGCGCAATGGTAGGAGGGGCTGAGCCGCAGTTTGCAGGCTACAACCGTGCAATGCAGGCGCGTCGTTCGATTGGTTCTCTGGCAAAACCGGCGACCTATCTCACCGCCCTGAGCCAGCCCAATCAGTATCGCCTGAACACCTGGATTGCCGATGCCCCGATCTCCCTGCGCCAGCCTAACGGCCAGGTATGGTCACCGCAGAACGATGATAAACAGTTCAGCGGCCAGGTCATGCTGGTGGATGCATTAACCCGCTCCATGAACGTGCCGACGGTTAACCTGGGTATGGCGCTGGGTTTGCCAGCGATCGTCGACACCTGGCAGAAACTGGGGGTACCGAAAGATCAGCTGAATCCGGTTCCGGCGATGATCCTGGGGGCACTGAACCTGACGCCTATCGAAGTCGCGCAAGCGTTCCAGACCATTGCCAGCGGGGGTAACCGCGCACAACTGTCCGCACTGCGCTCGGTGATTGCCGAGGATGGCTCCGTGTTGTATCAGAGCTTCCCACAGGCGGAACGCGCTGTACCGGCACAGGCTGCCTATATGACGCTGTGGACGATGCAACAGGTTGTACAGCGTGGTACGGGGCGTCAGCTTGGGGCGAAGTATCCGAACCTGCACCTGGCAGGTAAAACCGGGACCACCAACAACAACGTCGATACCTGGTTCGCCGGTATTGATGGCCGTGAAGTGGTGATCACCTGGGTAGGCCGCGATAACAACCAGCCAACTAAACTGTATGGTGCCAGCGGGGCGATGTCGATTTACCAGCGCTATCTGGCTAATCAGTCTCCGGTTCCGCTGAATCTGGTCGCACCGGAAGATATCGTCGATATGGGCGTGGATGGTGCCGGTAACTTTGTCTGCGGTGGCGGTATGCGTACGCTGCCGGTCTGGACGACCAGTCCGGATTCATTGTGCCAAAGCCAGTCTCAGCCACCAGCGGGTAATCCGTTTGACTCGTCTTCTCAGCCGCCGCAACAGCAGCAACAGCAGCAACAGCAGCCGCAGCAGCAGAATGAGAAGAAAGACAGCGATGGTGTAGCCGGTTGGATCAAGGATATGTTTGGCGGTAACTGA
- the hemL gene encoding glutamate-1-semialdehyde 2,1-aminomutase: MSKSENLYSAARELIPGGVNSPVRAFTGVGGTPLFIERADGAYLFDVDGKAYIDYVGSWGPMVLGHNHPAIRNAVIEAAQRGLSFGAPTEMEVKMAELVTELVPTMDMVRMVNSGTEATMSAIRLARGFTGRDKIIKFEGCYHGHADCLLVKAGSGALTLGQPNSPGVPADFAKHTLTCTYNDLDTVRAAFEQYPQEVACIIVEPVAGNMNCIPPQPDFLPGLRALCDEFGALLIIDEVMTGFRVALAGAQSYYGVEPDLTCLGKIIGGGMPVGAFGGRRDVMEALAPTGPVYQAGTLSGNPIAMAAGFACLTEVAQPGIHETLTALTTQLANGLMDAAEDAGIPLVVNHVGGMFGIFFTDAKTVTCYQDVVKCDVERFKRFFHLMLEEGVYLAPSAFEAGFMSVAHSEDDINNTIDAARKVFGKL, from the coding sequence ATGAGCAAGTCTGAAAACCTCTACAGTGCAGCCCGCGAGCTTATTCCGGGTGGCGTAAACTCGCCTGTTCGCGCCTTTACCGGCGTAGGCGGAACCCCGCTGTTTATTGAACGTGCTGACGGCGCGTACCTGTTTGATGTCGACGGCAAAGCCTATATTGATTACGTCGGTTCCTGGGGACCGATGGTGCTGGGACATAACCACCCGGCGATCCGCAATGCGGTCATTGAAGCGGCCCAGCGCGGTCTGAGCTTCGGGGCACCAACCGAGATGGAAGTCAAAATGGCGGAGCTGGTCACTGAACTGGTCCCCACAATGGACATGGTGCGTATGGTGAACTCCGGTACTGAAGCCACCATGAGCGCCATTCGTCTGGCGCGCGGCTTTACTGGCCGTGACAAAATCATCAAGTTTGAAGGCTGCTACCACGGCCATGCGGACTGCCTGCTGGTAAAAGCCGGTTCCGGTGCGTTGACCCTCGGCCAGCCAAACTCTCCGGGCGTACCTGCTGATTTCGCTAAGCACACCCTGACCTGCACCTATAACGATCTGGACACCGTTCGCGCCGCATTCGAACAGTATCCGCAGGAGGTTGCCTGCATCATCGTTGAACCGGTTGCGGGCAACATGAACTGCATTCCACCACAGCCTGATTTCCTGCCGGGCCTGCGCGCACTGTGCGATGAATTCGGCGCGCTGCTGATCATCGACGAGGTGATGACCGGCTTCCGCGTGGCACTGGCGGGTGCGCAGTCTTACTATGGCGTCGAGCCGGATTTAACCTGCCTGGGCAAAATCATCGGCGGCGGCATGCCGGTCGGTGCATTCGGTGGTCGTAGAGATGTGATGGAAGCTCTGGCTCCGACAGGCCCGGTTTACCAGGCGGGTACGCTGTCCGGTAACCCGATTGCGATGGCAGCCGGTTTTGCCTGTCTGACCGAAGTGGCACAGCCGGGTATCCATGAAACGCTGACAGCTCTGACGACTCAACTGGCAAATGGCCTGATGGACGCCGCTGAAGATGCGGGAATTCCGCTGGTCGTCAACCACGTTGGTGGAATGTTCGGGATTTTCTTCACTGATGCCAAGACCGTGACCTGTTATCAGGACGTGGTGAAATGCGATGTTGAACGCTTTAAACGCTTCTTCCACCTGATGCTGGAAGAAGGTGTATACCTGGCTCCATCCGCGTTTGAAGCAGGCTTTATGTCTGTGGCGCACAGCGAAGACGATATCAATAACACCATCGACGCGGCGCGTAAGGTGTTTGGCAAGCTCTGA
- the clcA gene encoding H(+)/Cl(-) exchange transporter ClcA produces the protein MKAESPSFEEQQFTRARHRISIRRLLNRDKTPLAILLAAAVVGSVAGLAGVAFEKAVNTVLNWRIGTIAGFANSGWLVWVWAFGLSAVFAMVGYFLVRKFAPEAGGSGIPEIEGALEELRPVRWWRVIPVKFIGGMGTLGAGMVLGREGPTVQLGGNVGRMVGDLFRMRSAEARHTLLATGAAAGLSAAFNAPLAGILFIIEEMRAQFRYNLISIKAVFTGVIMSSIVFRIFNGEGAVIEVGKLTNAPVNTLWLYLVLGMIFGVVGPLFNTLILRAQDMFQRIHGGNTTKWVLVGGFLGGACGILGVIEPNAAGGGFGLIPIAAAGNFSVGLLLFMFISRVVTTVLCFSSGAPGGIFAPMLALGTLLGTAFGMAAAAGFPAYHLDAGTFAIAGMGALLAASLRAPLTGIVLVLEMTDNYQLILPMIITCLGATLLAQFLGGKPLYSTILARTLAKVEAEQAAKQNT, from the coding sequence ATGAAAGCAGAATCTCCCTCTTTTGAAGAACAACAGTTTACGCGTGCGAGACACCGTATCAGCATCCGGCGATTGCTCAATCGCGATAAAACGCCGCTGGCAATTCTGCTGGCCGCCGCCGTGGTGGGCTCGGTAGCCGGGTTGGCGGGTGTCGCGTTCGAAAAGGCAGTGAACACGGTACTGAACTGGCGTATTGGCACCATTGCCGGTTTCGCCAATAGCGGATGGCTGGTCTGGGTGTGGGCGTTTGGTCTGTCTGCCGTGTTTGCGATGGTGGGCTATTTTCTGGTGCGTAAATTTGCACCTGAGGCCGGAGGGTCTGGTATCCCGGAGATTGAAGGGGCGCTTGAAGAACTACGTCCGGTTCGCTGGTGGCGGGTGATCCCCGTTAAGTTTATCGGTGGCATGGGAACGCTGGGGGCAGGGATGGTGCTCGGGCGGGAAGGGCCGACGGTACAACTGGGCGGTAATGTGGGACGCATGGTGGGCGATCTGTTTCGGATGCGCAGTGCCGAAGCGCGCCATACGTTGCTGGCAACGGGTGCCGCGGCGGGGCTTTCTGCCGCATTCAATGCCCCTCTGGCGGGGATCCTGTTTATTATCGAGGAGATGCGCGCCCAGTTCCGTTACAACCTGATCTCCATTAAAGCGGTTTTTACCGGTGTGATTATGTCGAGCATCGTCTTTCGCATTTTTAATGGCGAAGGGGCGGTGATCGAAGTGGGAAAACTGACCAATGCGCCAGTGAATACGCTGTGGTTGTATCTGGTTCTTGGCATGATTTTTGGCGTAGTAGGGCCGCTTTTTAATACGCTGATTTTACGCGCTCAGGATATGTTCCAGCGCATCCACGGCGGTAACACGACCAAATGGGTGCTGGTCGGTGGTTTCCTCGGCGGGGCTTGTGGCATCCTCGGCGTTATTGAACCCAATGCAGCGGGCGGTGGTTTTGGGTTGATCCCCATTGCGGCGGCGGGCAATTTCAGCGTGGGCCTGCTGCTGTTTATGTTTATTTCCCGGGTGGTAACCACGGTGCTTTGCTTTTCTTCCGGTGCGCCGGGCGGGATTTTCGCTCCGATGCTGGCGCTGGGAACACTACTGGGAACGGCGTTTGGGATGGCGGCAGCTGCCGGGTTCCCGGCGTATCATCTGGATGCAGGGACGTTTGCCATTGCCGGGATGGGGGCGCTGCTGGCCGCGTCTTTGCGTGCGCCGTTGACCGGGATCGTGCTGGTGCTGGAGATGACGGATAATTATCAGCTCATTTTGCCAATGATCATTACCTGTCTCGGCGCGACACTATTAGCCCAATTCCTGGGTGGAAAACCGCTATACTCCACCATTCTTGCCCGTACCCTGGCAAAAGTTGAGGCTGAGCAGGCCGCGAAGCAGAATACTTGA
- the erpA gene encoding iron-sulfur cluster insertion protein ErpA, whose protein sequence is MSDDVALPLQFTEAAANKVKTLIADEDNPDLKLRVYITGGGCSGFQYGFTFDDQVNDGDMTIEKQGVALVVDPMSLQYLVGGAVDYTEGLEGSRFVVTNPNAKSTCGCGSSFSI, encoded by the coding sequence ATGAGTGATGATGTAGCGCTGCCGTTGCAGTTTACCGAAGCAGCAGCCAACAAAGTGAAAACCCTGATTGCCGACGAAGACAATCCGGATCTGAAACTGCGTGTTTATATTACCGGTGGCGGCTGTAGCGGCTTCCAGTACGGCTTTACCTTTGATGACCAGGTGAACGATGGTGATATGACTATCGAGAAGCAGGGCGTCGCGCTGGTGGTTGACCCAATGAGCCTGCAATATCTGGTGGGTGGTGCGGTTGACTACACCGAAGGTCTGGAAGGCTCTCGCTTTGTTGTGACCAACCCGAACGCGAAAAGCACCTGTGGGTGTGGTTCTTCGTTCAGCATCTGA
- the btuF gene encoding vitamin B12-binding protein produces MAKHPFRALVALLLLAPAWLYAVPRVITLSPANTELAFAAGITPVGVSSFSDYPPQAAGIEEVSTWQGMNLERIVALKPDLVLAWRGGNAERQVNQLTSLGIKVMWIDAVSIEQIAQALRALAPYSPTPKKAESAAQQMLSDYAALKARYDTPTKKRIFLQFGSQPLFTTGQGSIQNQVLEICGGENIFAASRVPWPQVSREQVLARHPQAIVVVGNASEIPKIEQFWQRQLKIPVIPLDSDWFERASPRIILAAKQLCAALAESH; encoded by the coding sequence GTGGCTAAACACCCTTTTAGGGCACTGGTTGCCCTGCTTCTGCTCGCACCGGCATGGCTTTATGCTGTGCCGCGTGTGATTACCCTCTCCCCCGCTAACACCGAGCTGGCCTTTGCCGCCGGGATCACTCCCGTTGGCGTAAGCAGTTTTTCGGATTACCCACCGCAAGCGGCTGGCATTGAAGAGGTATCGACCTGGCAAGGGATGAACCTTGAGCGCATCGTGGCACTTAAACCCGATCTCGTGCTGGCCTGGCGCGGTGGCAATGCCGAGCGGCAGGTCAACCAGCTCACTTCACTTGGGATCAAGGTGATGTGGATAGACGCGGTGAGCATTGAGCAAATTGCTCAGGCGCTGCGCGCGCTGGCACCTTATAGCCCAACGCCGAAGAAAGCCGAAAGTGCAGCACAACAGATGCTCAGCGACTATGCGGCACTGAAAGCCAGATACGACACCCCGACGAAAAAACGCATCTTCCTGCAGTTTGGCAGCCAGCCGCTGTTCACTACCGGGCAAGGCTCTATTCAGAACCAGGTGCTTGAGATTTGTGGCGGTGAAAATATCTTTGCTGCCAGCCGGGTTCCGTGGCCGCAGGTCAGCCGGGAGCAGGTTCTGGCTCGCCATCCGCAGGCTATCGTGGTGGTCGGAAATGCGAGTGAGATTCCTAAAATTGAACAATTCTGGCAACGCCAGCTAAAAATTCCGGTGATCCCACTCGACAGCGACTGGTTTGAACGCGCCAGCCCGCGTATTATCCTCGCCGCAAAACAACTCTGTGCCGCACTGGCAGAGAGTCACTAA
- the mtnN gene encoding 5'-methylthioadenosine/S-adenosylhomocysteine nucleosidase, whose protein sequence is MKIGIIGAMEEEVTLLRDKIENRQTLSLGGCEIYTGQLNGVDVALLKSGIGKVAAALGATLLLERCKPDVIINTGSAGGLAPTLKVGDIVVSDEARYHDADVTAFGYEYGQLPGCPAGFKADDKLIAAAETCIAELNLNAVRGLIVSGDAFINGSVGLAKIRHNFPQAVAVEMEATAIAHVCHNFSVPFVVVRAISDVADQQSHISFDEFLAVAAKQSTVMVESLVQKLARG, encoded by the coding sequence ATGAAAATCGGCATTATTGGTGCAATGGAAGAAGAAGTTACGCTACTGCGTGACAAAATTGAGAACCGTCAGACCCTCTCTCTGGGTGGTTGCGAGATCTACACCGGCCAGTTGAACGGCGTTGACGTTGCTCTGCTGAAATCTGGCATCGGTAAAGTTGCTGCAGCACTGGGCGCAACCCTGCTGCTCGAACGCTGCAAGCCGGACGTGATCATCAACACCGGTTCCGCTGGCGGTCTCGCACCAACGCTGAAAGTCGGTGATATCGTTGTCTCTGACGAAGCGCGTTACCACGATGCAGACGTGACTGCGTTCGGCTACGAATATGGCCAGCTCCCAGGTTGTCCGGCCGGGTTTAAAGCTGACGATAAACTGATTGCTGCAGCAGAAACCTGCATCGCAGAGCTGAACCTCAACGCAGTGCGCGGTTTGATTGTCAGCGGCGATGCCTTCATCAATGGCTCAGTTGGTCTGGCTAAAATCCGCCATAACTTCCCTCAGGCCGTTGCCGTTGAGATGGAAGCAACCGCGATTGCCCACGTTTGCCATAACTTCAGCGTCCCGTTCGTGGTGGTTCGTGCGATCTCTGACGTGGCTGACCAACAGTCTCATATCAGCTTCGACGAATTCCTGGCCGTTGCGGCAAAACAGTCCACCGTGATGGTGGAAAGCCTGGTGCAGAAACTGGCACGTGGCTAA
- the dgt gene encoding deoxyguanosinetriphosphate triphosphohydrolase: MAPIDFRTKINWHRRFRSPQGEKSEHEILRIFESDRGRIINSPAIRRLQQKTQVFPLERNAAVRTRLTHSMEVQQVGRYIAKEILSRLKEQRLLETYGLDELTGPFESIVEMACLMHDIGNPPFGHFGEAAINDWFKQRLYPSDAISQPLSDDRCVVRDLRLREGEEGLNDLRRKVRQDLCHFEGNAQGIRLVHSLMRMNLTWAQVGCILKYTRPAWWMGETPASHSYLMKKPGYYLSEEAYIERLRKELSLTPNGRFPLTWIMEAADDISYCVADLEDAVEKRIFSVEELYQHLYVAWGKHEKGSLFAQVVENAWEKSRSNSLSRSTEDQFFMYLRVNTLNKLVPYAASRFIDNLPMIFSGEFNHALLEDDSSFSQLLELYKNVAMRHVFSHPDVEQLELQGYRVISGLLEIYRPLLQLSVNEFSELVEQERVRRLPIESRLYQKLSTRHRLAYVEAVSRLDRQSPQWPIMEYYSRCRLIQDYISGMTDLYAWDEYRKLMAVE, translated from the coding sequence ATGGCACCAATCGATTTTCGCACCAAAATTAACTGGCACCGACGTTTCCGCTCGCCGCAGGGCGAAAAGAGCGAACATGAGATCCTGCGCATCTTCGAAAGCGATCGTGGGCGCATTATTAACTCACCTGCAATCCGTCGCTTACAGCAAAAAACCCAGGTGTTCCCGCTTGAGCGAAACGCTGCGGTGCGTACGCGCTTAACCCACTCAATGGAAGTTCAGCAGGTTGGGCGTTACATTGCCAAAGAGATTTTAAGCCGCCTTAAAGAGCAGCGTTTGCTGGAAACCTATGGTCTTGATGAGCTGACGGGGCCGTTCGAAAGCATCGTCGAGATGGCCTGCCTGATGCACGATATCGGCAACCCGCCGTTTGGCCATTTTGGGGAGGCGGCGATAAATGACTGGTTTAAACAGCGACTTTATCCTTCGGATGCGATAAGCCAGCCGCTCAGTGATGATCGCTGTGTAGTCAGGGATTTACGCCTGCGTGAAGGTGAAGAAGGATTAAACGATCTGCGCCGCAAAGTGCGTCAGGATCTTTGCCACTTTGAGGGTAATGCGCAGGGGATCCGCCTGGTACACTCCCTGATGCGTATGAACCTGACCTGGGCGCAGGTGGGCTGCATTCTCAAATATACGCGCCCCGCCTGGTGGATGGGGGAAACACCTGCCTCACACAGTTATTTGATGAAAAAGCCGGGCTATTATTTATCTGAAGAAGCCTATATAGAGCGGTTACGTAAAGAACTTTCACTGACCCCGAATGGCCGCTTTCCATTGACATGGATAATGGAAGCCGCTGACGATATTTCCTATTGCGTTGCCGACCTCGAAGACGCCGTTGAGAAAAGAATATTCAGTGTTGAGGAACTTTATCAGCATCTTTATGTTGCCTGGGGTAAACATGAAAAAGGGTCGCTGTTTGCTCAGGTTGTCGAAAATGCCTGGGAAAAATCGCGCTCAAATTCATTAAGCCGCAGCACGGAAGATCAGTTCTTTATGTATTTGCGGGTCAATACATTAAATAAACTGGTGCCGTATGCGGCTTCGCGTTTTATTGACAACTTGCCGATGATTTTTAGCGGGGAATTCAATCACGCGTTGCTGGAAGATGACAGCAGCTTCAGTCAGCTTCTTGAGTTATATAAAAACGTGGCGATGCGTCATGTGTTCAGCCATCCGGATGTCGAGCAGCTGGAGCTGCAGGGATACCGGGTTATCAGCGGTTTACTGGAGATTTACCGCCCACTGCTTCAGCTATCGGTCAACGAGTTCAGCGAGCTGGTGGAACAAGAGCGCGTGCGGCGATTGCCAATTGAATCCCGGCTTTATCAAAAACTTTCTACCCGCCATCGCCTGGCTTATGTTGAAGCAGTCAGCAGACTGGATCGACAATCACCTCAATGGCCTATTATGGAATATTATTCTCGTTGCCGTCTTATTCAGGACTATATCAGCGGCATGACGGATTTGTATGCCTGGGATGAATACCGCAAGCTCATGGCTGTCGAATAA